One Alicyclobacillus acidoterrestris DNA window includes the following coding sequences:
- a CDS encoding complex I NDUFA9 subunit family protein, which yields MRVFVTGGTGYVGVPVVRELVKRGHVVTLLARDEARVPKDLASRVQVIPGDLSDATALQIGVDQADAVVHLVGIIREHRRKGVTMQTVHVEGTMRVLEAARRAGVRRFLHMSALGARVGARSGYHRSKWEAETLVRQSGLKFTIFRPSVVFGDGGPGSNFVQELVTLVKRAPVLPVIGHGRFPLQPVHTSTVSAVFAQALDMDTTIGETFDVGGPEIVEYGQILHQIREGLGSRKLSIEIPLPIIETLVGALSVMGNPPLTMDQLTMLVEGNVCTNGDRLYDIFDIKPVPFSISRNALK from the coding sequence ATGCGAGTATTTGTGACAGGAGGGACAGGGTACGTTGGTGTACCCGTTGTCCGCGAGTTGGTGAAACGCGGTCACGTTGTCACATTGCTCGCACGTGACGAGGCCCGTGTTCCCAAAGATCTAGCTTCGCGGGTGCAGGTCATACCCGGAGATTTGTCCGACGCAACCGCCCTGCAAATTGGGGTCGATCAGGCCGATGCGGTCGTGCACTTAGTTGGAATTATTCGTGAACATCGCCGCAAGGGTGTCACGATGCAGACCGTGCACGTTGAAGGGACCATGCGCGTTCTCGAGGCAGCGCGGCGGGCTGGCGTCCGACGGTTTTTGCACATGAGCGCGCTCGGTGCGCGCGTTGGCGCCCGAAGCGGCTACCATCGGTCGAAGTGGGAGGCGGAGACACTCGTCCGCCAAAGTGGATTAAAGTTCACCATTTTCCGTCCGTCTGTCGTGTTTGGAGATGGCGGACCCGGTTCGAATTTCGTTCAAGAGCTGGTCACTTTGGTGAAGCGAGCGCCCGTTCTTCCCGTCATTGGCCATGGGCGTTTTCCTCTGCAGCCGGTACATACCAGCACCGTGTCTGCGGTGTTCGCGCAAGCGTTGGATATGGATACGACCATCGGGGAGACGTTTGACGTAGGCGGCCCCGAGATTGTGGAATATGGCCAGATTTTGCACCAAATACGCGAGGGTCTCGGCAGTCGGAAGCTGTCTATTGAGATTCCACTGCCAATCATCGAGACGCTGGTGGGCGCCTTGAGCGTGATGGGTAATCCACCGCTGACGATGGATCAGTTGACGATGCTCGTAGAAGGCAATGTCTGCACCAACGGGGATAGGCTATACGACATCTTCGACATTAAACCAGTGCCTTTTTCGATTTCCCGTAACGCTCTAAAATAA
- a CDS encoding DnaD domain-containing protein: MKPSARQSANGDFLGTPFVALPYDLLKNYADLGIHAHEMIMLLQILASGQIRGTTELSAQDLGDLCGMSSKEIMWSVERLVREGLLGIGERFDDSGAHVTYFDLQPLWQRLRGKPAPSSTAQSRVWRQDPVTMFEEEFGRPLSALECDQIRTWLGPEGYPEWMVVEALRESVLANKYSFKYIDRVLFDWQRNHIQSRQDLEQYRQQHRDRIRDVQAPKRSQAKDAAPQRRAATSATERSNAPKETTRDERYASFYELFPES, encoded by the coding sequence ATGAAACCGTCCGCTAGGCAATCTGCGAACGGGGACTTTCTGGGTACCCCTTTTGTAGCATTACCGTACGACTTATTGAAGAACTATGCCGACTTAGGCATTCACGCGCACGAGATGATTATGCTCTTACAGATTCTCGCCAGCGGGCAAATCCGCGGTACGACTGAATTGTCTGCTCAAGATTTGGGGGATCTCTGTGGAATGAGCAGCAAGGAAATTATGTGGTCCGTCGAACGGCTGGTTCGCGAGGGATTGCTCGGCATCGGTGAACGTTTTGACGACAGCGGTGCGCACGTCACGTATTTCGACTTGCAGCCATTGTGGCAACGTCTGCGCGGGAAACCGGCTCCGTCGTCGACCGCACAATCCCGCGTCTGGCGTCAGGACCCTGTAACGATGTTTGAAGAGGAGTTCGGGCGCCCGCTGTCCGCGCTCGAATGCGACCAAATCCGCACGTGGCTCGGTCCCGAGGGATACCCTGAATGGATGGTCGTCGAGGCCCTTCGAGAATCTGTACTGGCGAATAAGTACAGTTTCAAGTATATCGACCGGGTACTTTTTGATTGGCAACGCAACCACATTCAGTCCCGTCAAGATTTGGAGCAGTATCGACAACAGCATCGGGATCGGATTCGCGATGTCCAAGCGCCAAAGCGGTCGCAGGCGAAAGACGCCGCGCCGCAGCGCCGTGCCGCTACAAGTGCGACTGAACGCAGCAATGCGCCGAAAGAAACAACGAGAGATGAGCGGTACGCAAGTTTCTACGAACTGTTCCCAGAAAGCTAA
- the asnS gene encoding asparagine--tRNA ligase, with translation MSTKTTIARVGDFAGQAVTLEGWLYNKRSSGKIQFLQVRDGTGFIQCVAVKSEVGEEVFAACDALSQESSLRVTGLVRADDRAPGGYELTVQHVEAIQISHEYPITHKEHGVDFLMEHRHLWLRVPRQRALLRIRAEVERAVADFLDGNGFTRVDPPALTPSSCEDTTELFQTQYFDQEAYLTQSGQMYMEAAAMALGKVYSAGPAFRAEKSKTRRHLIEFWMIEPEMAFVEHEENLKIQEQFVSHIVKHVLNHCENELHTLGRDIQALSRVEAPFPRMSYDEAIDWLQKHDFDIQWGDDFGSPHETALANQFDRPLFIERYPTAIKAFYMQPDPNRPEVVLCADMLAPEGYGEIIGGSQRIHDYALLKQRFEEHKLPEDTYAWYLDLRKYGSVPHSGFGLGLERTIAWICGIEHIREAIAFPRTLYRLYP, from the coding sequence GTGAGTACGAAAACGACAATTGCCCGCGTGGGTGATTTTGCTGGACAAGCAGTCACGCTGGAGGGCTGGTTATACAACAAGCGTTCAAGTGGTAAAATCCAATTTCTTCAGGTTCGCGATGGTACAGGCTTCATTCAATGTGTCGCCGTCAAATCAGAAGTTGGCGAAGAGGTCTTTGCTGCATGCGATGCACTGTCGCAAGAATCGTCACTCCGCGTTACCGGATTGGTGCGCGCAGACGACCGCGCGCCGGGCGGTTATGAACTGACGGTTCAACATGTCGAAGCCATTCAGATATCCCACGAGTATCCAATTACGCACAAAGAGCATGGGGTAGACTTTTTGATGGAGCATCGGCACCTGTGGCTGCGCGTGCCAAGGCAACGCGCCCTTCTTCGCATTCGCGCAGAAGTCGAGCGGGCCGTGGCTGACTTCCTCGATGGCAACGGATTTACACGCGTCGATCCGCCGGCGTTGACGCCTTCCTCGTGCGAGGACACCACCGAGCTGTTTCAAACGCAGTATTTTGATCAGGAAGCATACCTGACTCAAAGCGGTCAAATGTACATGGAAGCTGCCGCGATGGCGCTCGGCAAAGTGTATTCTGCCGGCCCGGCCTTCCGCGCAGAAAAATCAAAGACTCGCCGACACCTCATCGAGTTTTGGATGATTGAACCCGAGATGGCGTTTGTCGAGCACGAGGAAAACCTGAAGATCCAAGAACAATTTGTCTCGCATATCGTGAAGCACGTGCTAAACCACTGTGAAAACGAGCTTCATACGTTGGGTCGCGACATCCAAGCGCTGTCGCGTGTCGAGGCGCCTTTCCCGCGCATGAGTTATGATGAGGCGATTGACTGGTTACAAAAGCACGATTTTGATATCCAGTGGGGAGATGACTTCGGCTCACCACACGAAACAGCTTTGGCAAACCAATTTGACCGACCGCTGTTTATCGAACGATATCCAACGGCCATTAAGGCGTTTTACATGCAGCCGGACCCCAATCGTCCGGAGGTCGTATTGTGCGCGGATATGCTTGCGCCAGAGGGATACGGTGAGATCATTGGAGGAAGCCAACGCATTCACGACTATGCGCTGCTCAAACAGCGTTTCGAAGAGCACAAGTTGCCTGAGGATACGTACGCGTGGTATCTCGATTTGCGGAAGTACGGTTCCGTCCCACACTCCGGATTTGGACTTGGGTTGGAGCGTACGATTGCGTGGATTTGCGGCATTGAACACATCCGAGAAGCCATCGCATTTCCACGGACGCTGTACCGTCTCTATCCATGA
- a CDS encoding AAA family ATPase: MLIKEWLIGVAVAVFVFLGLLRINVLPILFLVGLGVLLWIVMDRRNAATPAAKDAPVRHDITFDQIGGQETSKHELKEALDFLRYRDKIKTLGIRPLKGILLTGPPGTGKTLMAKAAATYTDSVFLSASGSEFVEMYVGVGAQRVRDLFRRARQMAKRENKDSAIIFVDEIDVVGGRRGHHSHQEYDQTLNQLLTEMDGMSTTQSPFVLVMAATNRPDILDPALLRPGRFDRQIKVDLPDKEGRLHILRIMTKDKPIADDVNLDHIARETYGFSGAQLEALVNEAAIIALRQERDKVTQEMFRDAVDKVLMGEKTGRRPTDEELRRVAVHELGHAIVSELMRPGTVSHITIAPRGNALGFVRQIPEADQYLYTKQQLEEQINVALAGCLAEELHYGNRSTGAQNDFVQASSLARTLVKCGLSRLGIVDEEHLPEQLLEKEVRHILATQENVTRDLLTPYKDDIERFAEHVVQEESVDGKEFRKWMETMQPHSLASAAVSHPHVKPELTPSV; this comes from the coding sequence ATCTTGATTAAGGAATGGTTGATTGGTGTCGCCGTAGCGGTATTCGTATTCTTAGGGCTGTTACGAATCAATGTGTTGCCAATTTTGTTCCTCGTGGGCCTTGGCGTGCTGCTGTGGATTGTCATGGACCGCCGCAATGCTGCAACACCGGCGGCCAAAGATGCACCGGTGCGGCACGACATCACGTTTGATCAAATTGGCGGACAAGAGACGTCGAAGCACGAACTGAAGGAAGCGCTCGACTTTCTTCGCTATCGAGACAAGATTAAGACCCTGGGCATCCGGCCATTGAAGGGGATTCTCTTGACAGGCCCTCCGGGAACCGGCAAGACGTTGATGGCAAAAGCGGCTGCGACGTATACCGATTCTGTCTTTTTATCTGCTTCAGGTTCCGAGTTTGTCGAGATGTATGTCGGCGTCGGTGCGCAACGCGTCCGTGACTTGTTCCGCCGCGCACGCCAGATGGCGAAACGGGAGAACAAGGATAGCGCCATTATCTTTGTGGACGAAATCGACGTGGTTGGCGGTCGCCGTGGCCATCATAGCCATCAAGAATACGACCAGACGCTAAACCAACTCTTGACGGAAATGGACGGGATGAGCACGACCCAGTCGCCGTTCGTTCTGGTGATGGCAGCGACGAACCGGCCGGATATTCTAGACCCGGCGCTGTTGCGCCCTGGTCGTTTTGACCGGCAAATCAAGGTCGATTTGCCAGACAAAGAAGGCCGTCTGCATATTCTCCGCATCATGACAAAGGATAAACCAATTGCGGACGACGTCAATTTAGATCACATTGCACGGGAGACCTACGGTTTCTCAGGTGCGCAACTGGAAGCGCTCGTCAACGAAGCGGCGATTATCGCATTGCGCCAGGAGCGCGATAAAGTGACGCAAGAAATGTTCCGCGATGCGGTCGACAAAGTCTTGATGGGCGAAAAGACAGGCCGTCGACCGACGGATGAAGAATTGCGGCGCGTAGCCGTTCACGAGTTGGGTCACGCGATTGTCAGCGAGTTGATGCGCCCGGGCACGGTTTCTCACATCACTATCGCACCGCGTGGGAATGCATTGGGATTTGTCCGTCAAATTCCAGAGGCAGATCAGTATTTATACACCAAGCAACAACTGGAAGAACAAATTAACGTCGCGTTGGCAGGTTGTTTAGCGGAGGAACTCCACTATGGCAATCGCAGTACAGGCGCGCAAAATGACTTTGTGCAGGCGTCATCCCTGGCGCGGACCCTGGTGAAATGCGGGCTGTCGCGTCTGGGTATCGTCGATGAAGAACACTTGCCAGAACAGCTTCTCGAAAAGGAAGTACGCCATATTCTGGCAACCCAAGAGAACGTGACAAGGGATCTTCTGACGCCGTACAAGGACGACATCGAACGGTTTGCCGAACACGTCGTTCAAGAGGAAAGTGTGGACGGGAAAGAGTTCCGCAAATGGATGGAGACGATGCAGCCGCATTCTTTGGCCTCAGCCGCTGTATCTCACCCACACGTCAAACCTGAACTGACGCCTTCTGTGTAA
- a CDS encoding PepSY domain-containing protein, translated as MKTWKIWAITVPIILLMLCCAVIAWLWQNVSTNWAPEEQAAQYVLDHTPIDHIDSYQVFTASGLEDVFLGTDTFGHKWYAFYIPAKHTAYSVGVDELVSAKKVEQSLLQDNIHTDTYSIGYVTGEASKALSAESSTNVVYEVRGRENGKTIFVYVDATSGHILWRYQLSA; from the coding sequence ATGAAGACCTGGAAGATATGGGCCATTACGGTGCCCATCATTCTTCTCATGCTGTGTTGTGCCGTGATCGCATGGTTGTGGCAAAACGTGTCGACGAACTGGGCGCCTGAAGAACAGGCCGCTCAGTACGTACTCGACCACACGCCAATCGACCACATCGACAGCTATCAGGTGTTTACGGCATCCGGACTGGAAGATGTGTTTCTCGGCACGGATACGTTTGGCCACAAGTGGTACGCGTTTTACATTCCGGCGAAACACACGGCCTACAGCGTGGGCGTCGACGAATTGGTTTCCGCAAAGAAAGTCGAACAGTCGTTGCTCCAGGACAATATACATACCGACACCTACAGCATTGGCTACGTGACTGGCGAAGCATCGAAGGCGCTGTCAGCGGAGTCAAGCACCAATGTGGTATATGAAGTTCGCGGCCGCGAAAACGGAAAGACGATCTTTGTGTATGTAGATGCCACCAGCGGCCATATACTTTGGCGATATCAATTGTCGGCATAG
- a CDS encoding YpmA family protein: METKLHVLATHRCSKTEDLYLLVDFLNRNLKDKDIIVGLSKAEDQEGVMQITLYRTDVV, translated from the coding sequence GTGGAAACCAAGTTACACGTACTTGCGACGCATCGGTGTTCCAAGACAGAGGATTTGTACTTACTTGTGGATTTCTTGAATCGAAATCTCAAGGATAAGGACATCATAGTCGGGTTGTCCAAAGCAGAAGATCAAGAAGGTGTGATGCAAATCACGCTGTACCGGACAGATGTCGTATGA
- the surE gene encoding 5'/3'-nucleotidase SurE — MRILLSNDDGIHAKGIQTLCQALCHLADIYVVAPNQERSASSHGISLHRTIEVHELELPGAVKAYETSGTPVDCVKWALAMLHPTTPFDLVLSGINAGANLATDVLYSGTVAVAGEASLQGVKAMALSQVGPPFDFEPTVKALLAMLPKLLQLELPADTFLSVNFPPDPDPKNVRWTKLGVRNYHDSFRVELDESGQQVYRYGGDIVDEHGDGETDVTAIREGAITITPLRYRFTNEEYYGKMQSFKH; from the coding sequence ATGCGCATACTATTGAGCAATGACGATGGGATTCACGCAAAGGGCATCCAGACGCTGTGCCAGGCGCTGTGCCATCTGGCAGACATCTACGTGGTGGCGCCAAACCAAGAGCGGAGCGCGTCCAGTCACGGCATCAGCTTACATCGGACCATTGAAGTTCACGAACTCGAACTGCCAGGTGCCGTCAAAGCGTATGAGACCTCCGGCACGCCTGTGGACTGTGTCAAGTGGGCGTTGGCGATGTTACACCCGACCACCCCGTTCGATCTCGTCCTCTCAGGCATCAACGCCGGCGCCAACCTCGCGACAGACGTACTGTACTCTGGTACGGTGGCGGTGGCAGGCGAAGCGTCGCTGCAAGGCGTCAAGGCGATGGCGCTGTCGCAAGTGGGCCCGCCATTCGATTTCGAGCCTACCGTAAAGGCGCTGCTCGCCATGCTACCAAAGCTGCTGCAGTTGGAATTGCCAGCGGATACGTTCCTGAGCGTCAACTTTCCGCCGGATCCTGACCCGAAAAACGTCCGTTGGACCAAATTGGGTGTACGAAATTATCACGACAGCTTTCGCGTCGAACTAGACGAAAGCGGACAGCAGGTTTATCGTTATGGGGGAGACATCGTTGATGAACACGGGGATGGCGAAACGGACGTGACGGCCATCCGCGAAGGCGCGATTACCATCACGCCGCTGCGATATCGGTTCACGAATGAGGAATACTACGGTAAAATGCAATCATTCAAGCATTGA
- a CDS encoding amidohydrolase produces the protein MIEVGGAIIDKDTVIAEPVYLVLDGDIIERYERGTYPCEGGEPVNLIRKPNRVAIPGLVNTHGHAAMTLLRGAGDDLPLMTWLNERIFPLEDKLTEDAIYWGTQLAAWEMLVSGTTTYTDMYMMMDHAAKAVAESGIRAVLSVGVVGFNDVSRENGMQRSRSFHGNWHRQASGRITVTLGPHAPYTCPPDYLTEIAELAKELDVPIQIHLSETQTEVVNSQGDHSLTPIALAEKVGLFDVPTLAAHCVHVTDADLDIMARRGVRIAHNPQSNLKLGSGIAPLPKMLEKGIVVGLGTDGAASNNNLDMFEEMRLAATLHKGVAQDAEVIPAAVAFDLATAMGAKACFLGQLHGTLKPGAAADIVLLDAASPHLLPQHNLLSNVVYACGADDVRDVFVAGRQVVSGGEPLTIDVERVRAEVARIKEQLVK, from the coding sequence GTGATCGAAGTCGGCGGAGCGATTATTGATAAAGACACCGTCATTGCTGAACCGGTCTACTTGGTCTTGGACGGAGATATCATCGAACGATACGAGCGCGGCACGTACCCATGCGAGGGCGGCGAGCCCGTGAATCTTATCCGCAAGCCTAACCGCGTCGCGATTCCAGGTCTGGTGAATACGCACGGCCATGCGGCGATGACACTGTTGCGCGGGGCAGGGGACGACCTCCCGTTGATGACCTGGCTGAACGAACGGATTTTCCCATTGGAGGACAAGCTCACCGAGGACGCGATTTATTGGGGAACTCAACTCGCGGCTTGGGAGATGCTCGTCTCGGGCACGACGACCTATACGGACATGTATATGATGATGGATCACGCCGCAAAAGCCGTTGCAGAGTCTGGCATTCGCGCCGTCCTGTCCGTAGGCGTGGTCGGCTTTAACGACGTGTCCCGCGAAAACGGCATGCAGCGCAGCCGGTCGTTTCACGGTAACTGGCATCGTCAGGCATCCGGTCGCATCACGGTGACGCTCGGCCCGCACGCACCTTATACGTGTCCGCCGGATTACCTGACAGAAATTGCGGAACTGGCGAAAGAACTCGATGTGCCCATCCAGATTCACTTGAGTGAGACGCAAACGGAAGTCGTGAATTCGCAGGGAGATCACAGCCTGACGCCGATTGCGCTAGCCGAAAAAGTAGGCCTGTTTGACGTGCCGACGTTGGCTGCACACTGCGTGCACGTGACAGATGCGGATCTCGACATCATGGCGCGCCGCGGCGTGCGCATCGCGCACAATCCACAGAGCAATTTAAAACTGGGTTCTGGGATTGCACCGTTGCCCAAGATGTTGGAAAAGGGGATTGTCGTCGGCCTTGGAACCGATGGTGCGGCAAGTAACAACAATTTGGATATGTTCGAAGAAATGCGCCTCGCCGCGACGCTCCACAAAGGGGTCGCGCAAGACGCTGAGGTGATTCCTGCGGCAGTGGCTTTTGACCTGGCGACTGCGATGGGTGCAAAGGCGTGTTTCTTGGGCCAACTGCACGGAACCTTGAAACCGGGTGCCGCTGCGGACATTGTGTTACTCGATGCGGCGAGCCCACACTTGTTGCCACAGCACAATCTGTTGTCTAACGTGGTGTACGCCTGCGGTGCAGATGATGTTCGCGATGTCTTTGTCGCTGGCCGACAAGTGGTGTCCGGCGGGGAACCGCTGACCATCGACGTCGAACGCGTGCGCGCAGAGGTCGCCCGAATCAAGGAACAACTGGTAAAATAA
- the mtnA gene encoding S-methyl-5-thioribose-1-phosphate isomerase, whose product MQAIRWRQDALDLLDQTKLPQEEIWHTYQTAHDVAQAIRDMKVRGAPAIGTAGAFAVAVEANRLQGSNNLRAQLLQAVAHLRQARPTAVNLNWAMDRMEAVIAATDDDTKLAEALYAKALQIAQDDLRVNRAIGDAGAALFETGVRILTHCNTGSLATTGYGTALGVIRSLHANGQLTHVFADETRPYLQGARLTAYELLHEGIPFDIVTDSMAGHLMQQQMVDAVVVGADRIAKNGDTANKIGTYALAVLARYHGIPFYVAAPTSTIDLATTSGADIPIEQRSAREVTEIFGQSIAPVGATALHPAFDVTPGELVTGIITEFGVVRAPYEESLPALLKEEF is encoded by the coding sequence GTGCAAGCCATCCGTTGGCGCCAAGACGCGCTTGATTTGCTCGATCAGACCAAGCTTCCACAGGAAGAAATATGGCACACGTATCAAACCGCTCATGACGTCGCGCAGGCCATTCGCGACATGAAGGTGCGCGGGGCACCGGCCATTGGCACAGCAGGGGCGTTCGCCGTCGCCGTCGAGGCCAACCGCCTACAAGGCAGTAACAACCTGCGTGCGCAACTGCTACAAGCCGTCGCGCATTTGCGTCAAGCGCGGCCCACGGCCGTCAACTTGAACTGGGCAATGGACAGAATGGAGGCGGTCATCGCCGCCACCGACGACGATACCAAGCTGGCTGAAGCGCTGTATGCCAAAGCGCTGCAAATCGCACAGGACGATTTGCGTGTCAATCGGGCGATTGGCGACGCCGGTGCCGCGCTGTTCGAAACGGGCGTACGAATTCTCACGCACTGCAATACCGGTTCGCTTGCGACAACGGGTTACGGAACGGCGCTCGGGGTCATCCGATCACTGCACGCAAACGGTCAATTGACGCACGTCTTTGCGGACGAAACGCGCCCGTATTTGCAAGGTGCGCGCCTGACTGCTTACGAATTGCTACACGAAGGCATTCCGTTCGACATCGTCACCGACAGTATGGCAGGCCACTTGATGCAACAACAAATGGTCGACGCGGTGGTCGTCGGCGCGGACCGAATCGCCAAAAACGGCGACACGGCGAACAAAATTGGCACGTACGCGCTTGCGGTACTGGCCCGTTATCACGGCATTCCGTTTTATGTGGCAGCGCCCACGAGCACGATTGATCTAGCGACGACCTCCGGCGCCGACATTCCCATCGAACAGCGCAGCGCGCGTGAGGTGACCGAGATTTTCGGGCAATCCATTGCCCCCGTGGGCGCCACCGCGTTGCACCCAGCATTCGACGTGACGCCTGGAGAACTGGTCACGGGCATCATCACAGAGTTTGGGGTCGTGCGCGCGCCGTACGAAGAATCGTTGCCTGCGCTGTTAAAGGAGGAGTTTTAA
- the mtnP gene encoding S-methyl-5'-thioadenosine phosphorylase, protein MDAKYAIIGGTGVYEAGAVEEARDVQIHTPYGDVQLTVGTYGGQPVAFLARHGRAHATPPHKVNYRANIYALKEIGVEQVLATAAVGSLLPGMRPGDLVLVDDVIDMTKSRISTFFDQDQVVHVDMSDPYCTRLRKNLQTTAESLGYAMHFGGTYVTAEGPRFETKAEIRMFQRLGGSVVGMTSMPEVALAKEAELCYATVCMVTNFAAGMTTNALTHQEVVDTMQQNVEKIRTLFYEFIRSDDDTRTCPCPHAVGGQAPLRREDA, encoded by the coding sequence ATGGACGCAAAATACGCAATTATTGGTGGCACCGGCGTCTACGAAGCCGGTGCTGTCGAAGAGGCTCGGGACGTGCAGATACATACACCCTATGGCGACGTGCAATTGACTGTGGGTACATACGGTGGACAACCTGTGGCGTTTCTCGCGCGCCATGGTCGCGCGCACGCGACGCCGCCGCACAAAGTAAACTATCGAGCCAACATTTATGCGCTAAAAGAAATCGGCGTCGAACAAGTTCTGGCGACCGCTGCAGTTGGGTCGCTCTTGCCTGGGATGCGACCGGGGGACTTAGTCCTAGTCGACGACGTGATCGATATGACAAAAAGCCGCATCAGTACCTTTTTTGATCAAGATCAGGTCGTGCATGTGGACATGTCAGATCCATACTGCACACGACTGCGCAAAAACTTGCAAACCACGGCGGAAAGTCTCGGCTACGCCATGCATTTTGGTGGCACGTACGTCACCGCAGAAGGGCCTCGCTTTGAGACGAAGGCAGAAATTCGCATGTTTCAGCGATTGGGCGGCAGTGTCGTCGGAATGACCAGCATGCCAGAAGTCGCACTGGCCAAAGAAGCAGAGCTGTGTTACGCCACCGTTTGCATGGTGACGAACTTCGCTGCCGGCATGACGACAAATGCCCTCACACACCAAGAGGTTGTCGATACGATGCAGCAGAATGTGGAAAAGATCCGCACGCTGTTTTACGAATTTATCCGCTCGGACGACGATACCCGCACTTGTCCTTGCCCGCACGCTGTGGGTGGTCAAGCGCCATTGCGACGGGAGGACGCGTAA
- the ku gene encoding non-homologous end joining protein Ku, with the protein MHSMWKGSISFGLINVPVRMFKATESQNVRFRQLHKVCKTPIQYHKTCPTCEVEVGTNDIVRGFEYAKGQFVVIEDEELEALTKARSQTLDIVHFTQAHEIDPVYYDNTYYLAPEANGRKAYTLLAEALGKTDRIAVATSVLRQNESMACIRMKDGVLILQTLFWPDEIRQTGELPFVHQPPEVSPDELEMAERLIEQLSKPFDPAAFHDERREQVQKLVEQKLEHANPEELAPAATTPAADVISLMDALQKSLKMAEPAVKRKRTSRKKSS; encoded by the coding sequence ATGCACAGTATGTGGAAGGGTTCCATTAGCTTCGGCCTGATCAATGTCCCGGTTCGCATGTTTAAAGCCACAGAGTCGCAAAACGTTCGTTTTCGGCAATTGCACAAAGTCTGTAAAACCCCCATCCAATATCACAAAACTTGCCCGACGTGTGAGGTGGAGGTCGGTACAAACGACATCGTGCGCGGCTTTGAGTACGCCAAAGGGCAGTTCGTCGTGATTGAGGACGAGGAACTCGAGGCGTTGACCAAAGCTCGTTCGCAAACGCTGGATATCGTTCACTTCACACAAGCCCACGAAATCGATCCGGTCTATTACGACAACACCTATTACTTGGCCCCGGAAGCAAACGGGCGCAAAGCGTATACCCTGCTGGCGGAGGCGCTTGGCAAGACCGACCGGATCGCCGTTGCGACCTCAGTTCTTCGGCAAAACGAAAGCATGGCCTGCATCCGCATGAAGGATGGCGTTCTCATTTTGCAAACGCTGTTCTGGCCGGATGAAATTCGGCAAACCGGAGAACTTCCATTCGTTCACCAACCGCCAGAGGTCTCGCCCGACGAATTGGAGATGGCAGAGCGGCTGATTGAGCAGTTGTCGAAGCCGTTCGATCCCGCTGCATTTCACGACGAACGCCGCGAACAAGTGCAAAAGTTGGTGGAACAAAAGTTGGAGCACGCCAATCCCGAAGAACTGGCCCCGGCTGCGACAACACCGGCTGCGGACGTCATCAGCTTGATGGATGCCCTCCAAAAGAGCCTGAAAATGGCGGAACCAGCAGTGAAACGAAAGCGCACGTCGCGAAAGAAGTCTTCGTAA